In the genome of Bradysia coprophila strain Holo2 unplaced genomic scaffold, BU_Bcop_v1 contig_232, whole genome shotgun sequence, one region contains:
- the LOC119076911 gene encoding S-phase kinase-associated protein 1-like — protein sequence MSRTIRLQSSDGQVFVTDVKVAKTAGTIKNLLEDCGIEEGSETLVPLPNVSGGILKKFLQFAEYHQDDAIKIDDGDKDKRKDDVSAWDAEFLKMDQGTLFELILAANYLDAQALLDAACKTVANLIKGKSPDEIRRTFNIRNDFTAAEMEQVRRENEWCDAD from the coding sequence ATGTCCAGAACCATCCGTTTGCAATCATCCGATGGCCAAGTTTTCGTAACCGATGTGAAAGTGGCCAAAACTGCAGGCACGATCAAGAATCTGCTAGAAGATTGTGGCATTGAAGAGGGCAGCGAGACACTTGTACCGTTGCCGAATGTGAGCGGCggcattttaaagaaatttttgcaatttgCAGAATATCACCAAGACGACGCTATTAAGATCGACGATGGCGATAAGGACAAACGGAAAGATGACGTTTCGGCGTGGGATGCAGAATTCCTGAAAATGGACCAGGGAACAttgtttgaattgattttggCAGCGAATTACCTAGATGCACAGGCACTGTTAGACGCCGCGTGCAAGACTGTAGCCAATTTGATTAAGGGCAAGAGTCCGGACGAGATTCGCAGAACGTTTAACATTAGGAACGATTTTACGGCCGCTGAAATGGAACAGGTCCGCAGGGAAAACGAGTGGTGCGATGCAGATTAG